A portion of the Candidatus Pristimantibacillus lignocellulolyticus genome contains these proteins:
- a CDS encoding response regulator: MNSLFHKTSKENQQLKRLIIVDDEPIICEGLRKTIDWGQLGIEVVDVAYDGEEALNIIQSQPIDIVLSDIRMDGMDGLKLAERIRGNYPNIRIVMISGYEDFDYARSAMRLGVSDYLLKPVDIDELKSVVIQIVESINEKNIESNIEIGKDDESLWFKNAIQQNFSDEEVVPLRRLVGASGTYRIIASQLMDYYKYYGTLNKEEKCKLQQDWTEHIQSYLQEAGMETIISFYHPNVLFVFIYDKKQSDNSLNLENKLKEISTKWKRENEMYFAISEPYHDSKQTSAICEQVRKLLPYHMLHEGTVLSAEHCVLIESIRKVNCVHSVSQEWVSQLGNILHRQDWVEAEKMVRDFVKVLRDKKYLCSELVAIFEEHKVLLRQRLHNNSFSLEQLQENQQNIDLNIHNTYTSVEQEIVDEVHQLFELVGTQCNNKSFWIVEKAMKYVAENYSDDIKAFEIALWLNITPNHFSNIFKQKTGKNFKEYINDVRINHAKRLLAGTNDKVFEIADRVGYKEYKYFVSVFKSVTGMTPKEYRSIYVNV; encoded by the coding sequence ATGAATAGCCTATTTCATAAAACTTCTAAGGAAAATCAACAATTAAAACGATTGATCATCGTTGATGATGAACCAATTATTTGCGAAGGATTAAGAAAAACAATTGATTGGGGTCAACTCGGAATTGAAGTCGTGGACGTAGCCTATGATGGTGAAGAAGCTTTAAACATTATCCAATCTCAGCCAATTGATATCGTATTATCTGATATTCGAATGGATGGTATGGATGGTCTGAAGCTTGCTGAGCGAATAAGAGGGAACTATCCAAATATTAGAATTGTAATGATTAGTGGCTATGAGGATTTTGATTACGCGCGCAGTGCGATGAGACTTGGAGTGAGCGATTATTTATTAAAGCCAGTAGATATCGATGAATTGAAATCAGTCGTCATCCAGATCGTTGAAAGTATTAATGAAAAAAATATTGAAAGCAATATTGAAATAGGAAAAGATGATGAGTCTCTTTGGTTTAAAAATGCGATTCAACAAAATTTCTCTGATGAAGAAGTGGTACCATTAAGACGTTTGGTAGGTGCAAGTGGGACCTACAGAATTATTGCAAGTCAGTTAATGGATTACTATAAATACTATGGAACATTGAATAAAGAGGAAAAATGTAAGCTGCAGCAAGATTGGACAGAGCATATCCAATCATATTTGCAGGAGGCAGGGATGGAAACGATTATCTCATTTTATCATCCCAATGTTCTCTTCGTTTTTATATATGATAAAAAGCAAAGTGACAATTCTCTAAACTTAGAAAATAAGTTAAAGGAAATTTCAACAAAATGGAAACGCGAAAATGAAATGTATTTTGCTATATCTGAACCTTATCATGATTCGAAACAAACCTCTGCAATATGTGAACAGGTAAGAAAACTGCTTCCATACCATATGTTGCATGAGGGCACTGTTTTATCAGCTGAACACTGTGTGTTAATTGAAAGTATAAGAAAAGTAAATTGTGTTCATTCGGTTTCGCAAGAATGGGTAAGTCAACTAGGAAATATATTACATCGTCAGGATTGGGTAGAGGCGGAAAAAATGGTACGCGACTTTGTGAAAGTGTTAAGGGATAAAAAATATCTTTGCTCAGAGCTGGTTGCTATTTTCGAAGAGCATAAAGTGTTATTGAGACAACGACTTCACAACAACAGTTTTTCATTGGAACAATTGCAAGAAAATCAACAAAATATTGATTTGAATATACACAATACTTATACATCTGTTGAACAAGAGATTGTAGACGAAGTGCATCAATTATTTGAGTTAGTAGGAACACAGTGTAATAACAAAAGCTTTTGGATTGTAGAGAAAGCGATGAAATATGTTGCTGAAAATTATAGCGATGATATTAAAGCTTTTGAAATAGCATTATGGCTGAATATTACACCAAATCATTTCAGTAATATTTTCAAACAAAAGACAGGAAAGAATTTTAAAGAGTACATTAATGATGTTCGAATCAATCATGCAAAACGTCTATTAGCGGGTACGAATGATAAAGTTTTCGAGATAGCTGATCGTGTAGGATATAAAGAGTACAAATATTTTGTATCGGTATTTAAGTCGGTGACAGGAATGACACCGAAAGAGTATCGTTCAATTTATGTGAATGTATAA